A window of the Cutaneotrichosporon cavernicola HIS019 DNA, chromosome: 6 genome harbors these coding sequences:
- the YPK2 gene encoding uncharacterized protein (Haspin like kinase domain), translated as MSWKIGKKFKDSGLLSSKSHTPSPAPDSRSTTPTPGNPQPELAQKPVARSGILRIRVTAGKGLSLPQGVPVPQCVQNALHQHPTSALSQSLSSSPRVTNQRQSANPRDSLQRKQLWWLPYVVLEFDKNEVLVDALGGDLANPVWMYSAQFDVSRSSEIGISAYLRSAPPKHGDVADMSSGDLNLGSIRFAPDLVTNRLNDEWIPLTSGSGAIHVQVSFKPTVGQPLTIDSFELLKVIGKGSFGKVMQVRKRDTLRIYALKTIRKAHIVSRSEVTHTLAERTVLAQVNSPFIVPLKFSFQSKEKLYLVLAFVNGGELFHHLQREGKFNETRSRFYAAELLLALEHLHGFNVVYRDLKPENILLDYTGHIALCDFGLCKLNMSTGETTNTFCGTPEYLAPELLSGHGYTKCVDWWTLGVLLYEMLTGLPPFYDENTNDMYRKILNDPLRFPEEVGPEARSLLIRLLDRDPSRRLGVNGAQEIKDHPFFSRHIDFKKLMQKKIPPPFKPAVASAIDTSNFDEEFTSEVPQDSVVADSHLSQTVQQQFEGFSWSVSPLGESVGRY; from the exons ATGTCTTGGAAAATCGGGAAGA AGTTCAAGGACTCTGGGCTCCTCTCGTCCAAGAGCCACACGCCTTCACCGGCGCCAGACTCGCGCTCCACAACACCCACGCCGGGTAACCCCCAGCCAGAGTTGGCACAGAAGCCTGTCGCCCGCAGCGGTATCCTCCGCATCCGCGTTACGGCCGGCAAGGGGCTGAGCCTGCCCCAAGGTG TTCCTGTCCCCCAATGCGTGCAGAACGCGCTTCATCAACACCCGACGTCCGCCCTCTCACAATccctctcgtcctccccccGCGTCACCAACCAGCGCCAGTCGGCCAACCCTCGCGACTCGCTGCAGCGCAAGCAGTTGTGGTGGCTGCCAtatgtcgtcctcgagttTGACAAGAACGAAGTTCTCGTGGACGCGCTGGGAGgtgacctcgccaacccgGTGTGGATGTACTCGGCACAGTTCGACGTGTCGCGTTCCTCCGAGATAGGCATCAGCGCGTACCtccgctcggcgccgcccAAGCACGGCGATGTCGCTGATATGAGCTCGGGTgacctcaacctcggctCAATCCGCTTCGCACCCGACCTCGTGACTAACCGTCTCAACGACGAGTGGATCCCACTCACGAGCGGCTCGGGTGCCATCCATGTTCAGGTGTCGTTCAAGCCGACTGTCGGGCAGCCGCTCACGATCGACTCATttgagctgctcaaggTCATTGGCAAGGGTTCGTTTGGCAAGGTCATGCAGGTCCGCAAACGCGACACTCTGCGTATCTATGCCCTCAAGACGATCCGCAAGGCGCATATTGTCAGCCGCTCCGAGGTGACGCACACGCTCGCTGAGCGAACCGTCTTGGCACAGGTCAACTCTCCGTTCATTGTGCCCCTCAAGTTCTCCTTCCAGTCCAAGGAGAAGCTCTACCTCGTGCTCGCGTTTGTCAACGGCGGTGAGCTCTTCCACCACCTCCAGCGTGAGGGCAAGTTTAACGAGACACGATCACGCTTCTATGCCGCAGAGCTGTTGCTCGCACTTGAGCACCTCCACGGCTTTAACGTCGTGTACCGCGACTTGAAGCCTGAGAACATCCTGCTCGACTACACAGGCCACATTGCCCTGTGTGACTTCGGTCTCTGCAAGCTCAACATGAGCACGGGTGAGACCACCAACACGTTCTGCGGCACGCCCGAGTACCTCGCGCCAGAGTTACTCTCTGGCCACGGCTACACCAAGTGTGTCGACTGGTGGACGCTGGGTGTGCTCTTGTATGAGATG CTCACGGGCCTCCCACCGTTCTACGACGAGAACACAAACGATATGTACCGCAAGATCTTGAACGACCCGTTACGCTTCCccgaggaggttgggcCTGAAGCGCGCTCCCTCCTTATTCGCCtgctcgaccgcgacccGTCCCGGCGACTGGGCGTCAACGGTGCGCaggagatcaaggaccACCCTTTCTTCTCTCGCCACATCGACTTCAAGAAGCTGATGCAGAAGAAGATCCCGCCGCCGTTCAAGCCTGCCGTTGCCAGCGCCATCGACACGTCCaactttgacgaggagTTTACGTCCGAGGTGCCACAGGACTCTGTCGTCGCCGACTCGCACCTTTCGCAGACGGTGCAGCAGCAGTTCGAGGGATTCTCGTGGAGCGTGTCGCCGCTTGGCGAGTCAGTGGGGCGGTACTAG
- the COQ3 gene encoding uncharacterized protein (O-methyltransferase that catalyzes the 2 O-methylation steps in the ubiquinone biosynthetic pathway): MSQRAARVLRALPRSSSSLRNLAIGSYPSFVPALTLPLTRSHSSTPPSSSSFNTVNSDEIAHFSRLSQHWWDESGEFALLHRMNPERVEYVRQKVALDPATEQQWTFEGRHGDRTRAEARGQGRWLQGLRVLDVGCGGGLLAESLARLGGDVLAIDASAHNIAIARTHAAADPLLPYVNSNSTAPGRLEYRHTSAETLRDAGETFDVVCSMEVLEHVDAPGGFLQCLGDMVRPGGHMVLSTISRTPLAQLLTLTLAEDVLRFVTPGTHTYSKFVRPEELRRFVYSDMGGFQTWERLDGAGDIRTDEVGETRGIIYDPLGGRWRLTPGAEGTWYKPFEELVNYMYHAKKRASS, encoded by the exons ATGTCGCaacgcgccgcgcgcgtcctGCGGGCCCTTCCCCGTTCCTCATCATCTCTCCGCAACCTTGCCATCGGATCCTACCCCTCCTTCGTCCccgccctcaccctccccctcacccgctcccactcctccaccccaccctcctcgtcgtcattcAACACCGTCAACTCGGACGAGATCGCCCACTTCTCCCGCCTCTCTCAGCACTGGTGGGATGAATCGGGCGAATTCGCCCTTCTTCACCGCATGAACCCCGAACGTGTCGAGTACGTCCGCCAAAAAGTCGCTCTCGACCCAGCGACAGAGCAGCAGTGGACCTTTGAAGGACGCCATGGAGACCGGACCCGAGCAGAGGCAAGGGGACAAGGACGGTGGTTGCAGGGCCTGCGGGTACTCGATGTGGGATGTGGTGGTGGGTTATTAGCCGAG TCACTAGCGCGCCTAGGTGGTGATGTCCTCGCGATTGATGCGAGCGCCCACAATATTGCTATTGCGCGTACGCATGCGGCTGCCgaccctctcctcccctaCGTCAACTCCAACTCGACCGCTCCAGGGCGGTTGGAATATCGCCACACGAGCGCCGAAACGCTCCGCGACGCGGGCGAGACCTTTGACGTCGTCTGTTCCATGGAAGTACTCGAGCACGTTGATGCGCCAGGCGGATTCCTCCAGTGTCTCGGCGACATGGTTCGGCCAGGTGGCCATATGGTTCTCAGCAccatctcgcgcacgcCACTCGCACAGTTGCTTACCCTTACActggccgaggacgtgctTCGTTTCGTCACCCCAGGTACGCATACTTATTCCAAGTTTGTTCGGCCAGAAGAGTTGCGCCGCTTCGTGTACTCTGATATGGGGGGTTTCCAGACGTGGGAAAGGCTCGATGGGGCGGGCGATATTCGCAcggacgaggtcggcgagacCAGGGGAATCATCTATGATCCCCTCGgcgggcggtggcggctcACTCCAGGCGCAGAGGGGACGTGGTACAAGCCCTTTGAGGAGCTTGTCAACTACATGTACCACGCCAAGAAGCGTGCTAGCTCGTAG
- the ale1 gene encoding uncharacterized protein (MBOAT, membrane-bound O-acyltransferase family), with product MFWDPLFDRISELSGAGADQCKLIAALIISFPLASIYVRIPANRPNVAHWFSIITSTIFLWPLLGLGQGLLELLFMSVVTYLIVASVRGPNMPWIAFFFVMTCMTITHVRRAFGHISVERIEISGSQMVLVMKLSTFAWNVNDGRRKIETLDESQKATRLAKLPNPLAFLGYCFFFPSVLVGPSFEYVSYEKLLNKTIYDVTPPPGTPAATDKSKRRTPKGRRRVAVLHFTLGVVFLAYYAVMGDRGSYQRVIGPDWPTWSLLTRFGFVQFCAFCVRTKYYAVWSLSEGACILTGIGFNGYGPRTGRTRWNRVRNIDIAGIEGAESFKQLFDSWNCRTNVWLRDCVYKRLVKPGKKPGAAQSMATFVTSAFWHGIAPGYYLAFVTAGMVQYVGKQFRHLVRPYFLAPTDPAAALKLPKWHSQPLAKRMYDIVGWFLVQINLNYLVAPFLLLELKPSIMAWHRMYWYTHVQIAPFLTVMRFGTRRWLRSGLKPREKKVPEMPIPELKLSPPTPDEFRRPEGDEDGPDNDVEWVKYDLNTHALEDGEAIDMDGGLMDEVLTNLETRPSTPHANKDE from the exons ATGTTCTGGGATCCACTCTTTGACCGCATATCAGAGCTGtcaggcgcaggcgcagacCAGTGCAAG CTCATCGCCGCGCTCAtcatctccttccccctcgCTTCCATCTACGTCCGCATCCCAGCCAACCGCCCCAATGTCGCCCACTGGTTCTCGATCATCACGAGCACCATCTTCCTATGGCCTctccttgggcttggacaggggctgctcgagctgctgtTCATGAGCGTTGTCACGTacctcatcgtcgccagTGTGCGCGGGCCCAACATGCCGTGGATTGCGTTTTT cttcGTCATGACCTGCATGACTATCAC ccacGTCCGCCGCGCATTTGGCCACATCTCCGTCGAGCGCATTGAGATCTCTGGCTCGCAGATGGTCCTCGTGATGAAGCTCTCCACCTTTGCGTGGAACGTAAACGACGGTCGCCGCAAGATTGAGACTCTCGACGAGAGTCAGAAGGCGACAcgcctcgccaagcttCCCAACCCCCTCGCGTTCTTGGGCTActgcttcttcttcccGTCCGTGCTCGTCGGCCCGTCGTTCGAGTACGTGTCATACGAAAAGCTGCTCAACAAGACCATCTACGACGTCACCCCACCCCCCGGTACCCCCGCTGCCACAGACAAGTCCAAGCGCCGCACGCCCAagggccgccgccgcgtcgcggtcTTGCACTTCACCCTCGGTGTCGTGTTCCTCGCGTACTATGCGGTCATGGGCGACCGCGGGAGCTACCAGCGCGTCATCGGCCCAGACTGGCCGACCTGGAGCCTCCTCACACGCTTCGGGTTCGTGCAGTTCTGCGCGTTCTGCGTGCGGACCAAGTACTACGCCGTGTGGAGTCTGTCTGAGGGCGCGTGCATCCTCACGGGCATCGGGTTCAACGGCTATGGTCCTCGCACCGGGCGCACGCGTTGGAACAGGGTGCGCAACATCGACATTGCGGGTATTGAGGGCGCTGAGAGCTTCAAGCAGCTCTTTGACTCCTGGAACTGCCGCACCAAC GTCTGGCTCCGCGACTGTGTATACAAGCGCCTGGTGAAGCCGGGAAAGAAGCCCGGCGCGGCACAGAGCATGGCGACGTTCGTCACCTCGGCATTCTGGCACGGCATCGCGCCGGGTTACTATCTTGCCTTTGTCACCGCCGGCATGGTGCAGTACGTCGGCAAGCAGTTCCGCCACCTTGTCCGCCCCTACTTCCTGGCCCCCACCGACCCCGCTGCCGCCCTCAAGTTGCCAAAGTGGCACTCGCAGCCCCTCGCCAAGAGGATGTACGACATTGTCGGCTGGTTCCTCGTCCAGATCAACCTCAACTACCTGGTCGcgcccttcctcctcctcgagctcaagcccaGCATCATGGCCTGGCACAGGATGTACTGGTACACGCACGTGCAGATTGCACCCTTCCTCACTGTGATGAGGTTCGGCACGCGGCGTTGGCTCCGTTCGGGCCTCAAGCCGCGGGAGAAGAAGGTCCCCGAGATGCCCATCCCCGAACTCAAGCTCTCCCCTCCAACGCCGGACGAGTTCCGCCGccccgagggcgacgaggacggaCCGGacaacgacgtcgagtGGGTCAAATACGACCTCAACACGCatgcgctcgaggatggagaggcTATCGATATGGACGGTGGTCTCATGGACGAAGTGCTTACCAATCTGGAGACGAGACCTAGCACGCCGCACGCAAACAAGGACGAGTAG
- the KAE1 gene encoding uncharacterized protein (Component of the EKC KEOPS complex that is required for the formation of a threonylcarbamoyl group on adenosine at position 37 (t(6)A37) in tRNAs that read codons beginning with adenine. The complex is probably involved in the transfer of the threonylcarbamoyl moiety of threonylcarbamoyl-AMP (TC-AMP) to the N6 group of A37. KAE1 likely plays a direct catalytic role in this reaction, but requires other protein(s) of the complex to fulfill this activity. The EKC KEOPS complex also promotes both telomere uncapping and telomere elongation. The complex is required for efficient recruitment of transcriptional coactivators), with protein MNTPKPKPKPKLSPLSKPKRRLLALGIEGSANKLGAGVVAHEPSEHATTVTVLSNVRHTYITPPGEGFLPSDTARHHREWAVRVIREAVKKAGVRMSDIDVIAFTKGPGMGTPLQVGALVSRTLSLLYNIPLVGVNHCVGHIEMGRHITNSSNPIVLYVSGGNTQVIAYSQQRYRIFGETLDIAIGNCLDRFARVIQLRNDPSPGYNIEQEAKKGKRLVPLPYGTKGMDVTLAGILSAVEGYTQDPRYRSWNDKIEEGEDVITPHDLCFSLQETTFAMLVEITERAMAHVGARDVLIVGGVGCNMRLQEMMGIMCSERNGRVFATDESFCIDNGIMIAQAGMLAFRMGQVTPIEKTSVTQRFRTDAVHVTWRA; from the exons ATGAACAcacccaagcccaagcccaagcccaagctctCGCCGCTGTCCAAGCCCA AGCGGcgccttctcgccctcgggATTGAGGGGAGCGCGaacaagctcggcgccgggGTTGTCGCACACGAACCCTCTGAGCATGCTACGACTGTGACGGTCCTCTCGAATGTGCGGCATACATACATCACCCCGCCGGGAGAGGGGTTCTTGCCCTCTGACACGGCGCGACACCACCGCGAGTGGGCTGTGCGCGTTATCAGGGAGGCCGTGAAGAAGGCTGGGGTGCGGATGAGTGATATCGACGTGATTGCGTTTACGAAGG GCCCCGGCATGGGCACACCGCTGcaggtcggcgcgctcgtctcGCGCACCCTCAGCCTGCTTTACAACATCCCACTCGTTGGCGTCAACCACTGCGTCGGCCACATCGAGATGGGACGGCACATTACCAACAGCTCGAACCCGATTGTGCTGTACGTTTCGGGCGGCAACACACAGGTCATCGCCTACTCGCAGCAGCGGTACCGCATCTTCGGCGAGACGCTGGACATTGCGATCGGCAACTGTCTTGACCGGTTCGCCCGCGTCATCCAGCTGCGCAACGACCCGAGTCCGGGATACAATATCGAGCAGGAGGCGAAAAAGGGGAAGCGCCTCGTGCCCCTTCCGTACGGTACTAAGGGGATGGACGTGACCCTTGCGGGCATCCTCAGTGCCGTCGAGGGATACACGCAAGACCCGCGCTACCGGTCGTGGAACGACAAAatcgaggagggggaggacgTGATCACGCCACACGACCTGTGTTTCTCTCTGCAGGAGACGACGTTTGCCATGTTGGTGGAAATTACGGAACGCGCGATGGCGCATGTTGGAGCGCGCGATGTCCTGATTGTCGGAGGAGTGGGGTGTAACATGCGCCTGCAGGAAATGATGGGGATCATGTGCTCTGAGCGGAACGGGCGGGTGTTTGCGACGGACGAGAGCTTCTGCATCGACAACGGGATCATGATTGCGCAGGCGGGAATGCTTGCGTTCCGGATGGGCCAGGTGACCCCGATTGAGAAGACGAGTGTGACGCAGAG gttCCGGACGGACGCAGTGCACGTCACCTGGCGTGCGTGA
- the IFR1 gene encoding uncharacterized protein (Zinc-binding dehydrogenase) produces MSAPKTMKAVVENDAEDGVVVKEIPIPPLEDNEILVKVDHVTLHVAALSTTGSIIGCDYAGTVVEVPGSVSHKRDHIKIGSRVAGWVHGGLFKDRGAFAQYLKVPADLTFPIPDDMPSDQACTFGIPFYTAFHALKHSQKGNWPPGKDHSWFLVYGGSSGVGLFTIQLAKMMGHKVITACSAGNFDLVKSYGADAVVEYKAGENAINEIKQITGGGVHKALDCISLPESNAFTIACFAPGKGQMNVILPPDAAAVSVRPDVDVQSTLLYTLWGRAFEFGPRAGPKMPLPALADDLKFHRELVARIPEYISLGFKAPPIEKRGGIDDIAQGLADMREGKLSGSRYVYTIA; encoded by the exons ATGTCCGCCCCAAAGACCATGAAGGCCGTTGTGGAGAACGATGCTGAG GATGGCGTGGTAGTCAAGGAGATCCCCATCCCTCCGCTGGAAGACAACGAGATTCTAGTAAAGGTCGACCATGTGACGCTT CACGTAGCGGCTCTCAGCACGACCGGCAGTATCATCGGCTGCGACTATGCCGGTACCGTAGTTGAGGTTCCAGGATCTGTCTCGCACAAGCGGGACCACATCAAGATCGGGTCTCGGGTCGCGGGGTGGGTCCACGGTGGACTGTTCAAGGACCGAGGCGCGTTTGCGCAATACCTCAAAGTTCCGGCGGATCTTACCTTTCCCATTCCGGACGATATGCCATCCGACCAGGCATGTACTTTTGGCATTCCGTTCTATACTGCCTTCCACGCGCTCAAGCATAGTCAGAAGGGGAACTGGCCGCCTGGAAAGGACCACAGCTGG TTCCTCGTGTATGGCGGCTCCTCTGGCGTCGGCCTGTTCACGATCCAACTCGCCAAGATGATGGGCCACAAAGTAATCACGGCCTGCAGCGCAGGTAACTTTGACCTCGTGAAGAGCtacggcgccgacgccgttgTCGAATACAAGGCCGGCGAGAACGCGATCAACGAAATCAAACAAATTACGGGCGGCGGAGTACACAAGGCATTGGACTGCATCTCCCTACCTGAAAGTAACGCATTTACCATCGCCTGCTTTGCGCCTGGCAAGGGACAGATGAACGTCATCCTACCTCCCGACGCGGCCGCTGTTTCTGTTCGGCCAGATGTGGACGTGCAGTCTACCCTGCTTTACACTCTTTGGGGACGGGCGTTCGAGTTTGGTCCGCGGGCGGGACCCAAGATGCCCCTGCCGGCGCTTGCGGACGACCTCAAGTTCcaccgcgagctcgtcgcgcgtATTCCCGAGTATATCAGCCTTGGGTTCAAGGCGCCGCCGATTGAGAAGAGGGGCGGGATTGATGACATTGCCCAAGGACTCGCGGATATGCGCGAGGGCAAGCTTAGTGGGTCGCGGTATGTCTATACTATCGCGTAG
- a CDS encoding uncharacterized protein (Tetraspanin family), with translation MSARNKLADLASRARPRHQNRARDSGADQDAHFGQRSPSPGSSNDHFSGSYDHSRPMQEVQYQDALLVPPNLPFSEVTGGQYSDGGSSRDMSYTDLAALRARNKDSRPASLSLSINYVPTKFSKLHAPGDYAHRRAKQGGGRDAFAAGAARMGEPGLVDDDEGLVFQVGKGGLKAKHKPKLRWNRFKWILFCANCVLFVYGMAGLICSILVWINVFFRSDILRVGNRDELILSTIAGALIVFTSLLGFSGIFLNNRPFLAVYVVLLWVCLGFMVAPGYITYKRKTFNLEGKINQQWSRRLGTIGRLRVQDALKCCGYFSPSVEATISPLCYPRSVEDGCKNRYLKLERVILRTWYTVSFSLVPPHILIILAGLLCSNHVTYRFGKGLTPKRYRLDMDSMAVIMNDYATQIAAQYGPEVANEAVTRSSLHLDSRPGSRAGSRAGSRRNSLSSSAHGHGTPNYRSPSRTQNYTSPFDDSRAGVSGRSDQTHYTDMDEDSQGHGYASNQGHSYDSPQNQGYTRAQPGWAQ, from the exons ATGTCGGCTCGCAACAAGCTTGCAGACTTAGCCTCCCGAGCCCGCCCCAGACACCAGAACCGTGCGCGCGACAGCGGAGCCGACCAGGACGCCCACTTCGGCCAACGCTCGCCTTCTCCAGGATCTTCCAACGACCACTTTTCCGGTTCCTACGATCACTCTCGTCCCATGCAAGAGGTCCAATACCAAGATGCTCTGCTAGTGCCACCCAACCTTCCTTTCTCGGAGGTGACGGGTGGTCAGTACAGCGATGGCGGCTCGAGTCGTGACATGTCGTACACCGATCTCGCCGCACTTCGCGCTAGAAACAAGGACAGTCGCCCCGCATCGCTATCTCTGTCGATCAACTACGTTCCCACCAAGTTTTCAAAGCTCCACGCCCCCGGCGATTAcgcgcaccgccgcgccaagCAAGGAGGCGGTCGTGACGCGTTCGCTGCTGGCGCCGCCCGCATGGGTGAGcccggcctcgtcgacgatgacgaAGGCCTCGTCTTCCAGGTCGGCAAAGGCGGtctcaaggccaagcacAAGCCAAAGCTGCGTTGGAACCGCTTCAAGTGGATACTCTTTTGCGCCAACTGTGTG CTCTTCGTCTACGGTATGGCTGGCCTCATCTGCTCTATTCTCGTCTGGATCAACGTCTTCTTCCGCTCTGACATTCTGCGCGTTGGTAaccgcgacgagctgatAC tctCGACCATTGCTGGCGCGCTCATCGTCTTCACCTCACTCCTCGGCTTCTCTGGCATCTTCCTCAACAACCgccccttcctcgccgtATACGTGGTTCTGCTGTGGGTGTGCTTAGGCTTCATGGTCGCGCCAGGCTACATCACGTACAAGCGCAAGACTTTCAACCTTGAAGGCAAGATCAACCAGCAGTGGTCGCGTAGGCTCGGCACGATCGGCCGCCTCCGCGTCCAGGACGCCCTCAAGTGCTGCGGCTACTTCTCGCCCTCTGTTGAGGCGACCATCTCTCCACTCTGCTACCCCCGCTCAGTCGAGGACGGGTGCAAGAACCGCTacctcaagctcgagcgcgtgaTCCTGAGAACCTGGTACACCGTCTCGTTTTCCCTTGTTCCTCCACACATCCTAatcatcctcgccggcctTCTGTGCTCCAACCACGTCACGTACCGCTTCGGCAAGGGTCTTACGCCCAAGCGCTACCGCCTCGACATGGACTCGATGGCGGTCATTATGAACGATTACGCCACCCAGATCGCGGCACAGTACGGTCCCGAGGTCGCGAACGAGGCTGTCACCCGTTCGTCGTTGCACCTCGACTCGCGTCCCGGCTCTAGAGCTGGCTCGCGTGCTGGATCGCGCAGAAACTCTCTGTCTAGCTCGGCTCATGGCCACGGTACGCCCAACTACCGCTCGCCTTCGCGGACGCAGAACTACACCTCGCCCTTTGATGACAGCCGTGCCGGCGTCTCGGGGCGGTCAGATCAGACGCACTACACGGACATGGACGAAGACTCGCAGGGTCACGGGTACGCCTCGAACCAAGGCCACTCGTACGACAGTCCGCAGAACCAAGGGTACACTCGCGCGCAGCCCGGTTGGGCCCAGTGA
- a CDS encoding uncharacterized protein (Short-chain dehydrogenase reductase sdr), which produces MALPIAVIYGAGPGTGAAIARALAPTHSLLLMSRSLPQTLGRLALDDIPQDRIYAHKYDGAASFVEAIKAAQARWPGAPVKVGVCHAGVPFKPGPFLSKSTQDFKDCLDSAVQAWDFSQAVIPALIASNGGTLIITGATMSRRAGPNFAAMAGASFARRALAQSLAKEFGSQGVHVAHVVVDGLINTAHVEESMGKAEPGARLEPADIADVYLDIIKQKPTAWTQELDIRPAKEKW; this is translated from the exons ATGGCCCTTCCGATTGCAGTCATCTACGGCGCAGGGCCCGGAACAGGCGCAGCGATTGC TCGAGCCCTAGCCCCAACTCACTCACTCCTCCTCATGTCTCGTTCGCTTCCTCAAACCCTTGGCCGCTTAGCGTTAGATGATATCCCACAGGACAGGATCTACGCACACAAGTATGACGGCGCCGCGTCGTTTGTCGAGGCTATCAAGGCTGCTCAGGCCCGATGGCCAGGCGCTCCAGTCAAGGTTGGAGTGTGTCATGCCGGAGTACCGTTTAAGCCGGGACCGTTTCTTAGCAAATCGACCCAGGATTTCAAGGATTGTCTTGATAGCGC cgtTCAAGCCTGGGACTTTTCGCAGGCCGTCATCCCCGCCCTCATAGCGAGTAACGGCGGCACATTAATTATCACTGGCGCCACAATGTCTCGGCGTGCCGGACCAAACTTTGCCGCAATGGCCGGAGCGAGTTTCGCCCGGCGCGCTCTCGCCCAGTCACTCGCAAAGGAATTCGGCTCACAGGGCGTTCATGTCGcccacgtcgtcgttgacggACTGATCAACACGGCCCATGTTGAGGAATCGATGGGTAAGGCTGAGCCGGgagcgcgcctcgagccgGCCGACATCGCCGATGTGTACCTCGATATCATCAAGCAGAAGCCGACCGCGTGGACCCAAGAACTTGATATTCG gccGGCAAAGGAGAAGTGGTAA